The following proteins come from a genomic window of Spea bombifrons isolate aSpeBom1 chromosome 10, aSpeBom1.2.pri, whole genome shotgun sequence:
- the WDR88 gene encoding WD repeat-containing protein 88 yields MLDPLAVRGETPVPEEEEAASGEKEKPVWESERLSQVPFRVFRGHTDAVSCCHFCCDDTKIMSCSRDRTARLWDASLGSLIHVYKEHTAPISECDITSDNQRMMTSSYDKTVKSWDVETGKVQWSVALNGLVTSCNVSADGKRVVCSLDVENAVCIIDATTASEVTHLNDHHASSVTRCCFDPAGERVCSVSSDGGVKLWDVTARRTTIAINQAHGNVISDCGFSANGRLLCTASWDKTLKLWDINTGEFRHGGPSILKGVHRGSISSCEFSKDASVLVSAGYDKTIAFWDVASARKKLVLKGHDDWVLDATVSANKKWILSSSKDSTLRLWDLWHYEQIPAVMENRKAIGSRMAQCEKCDKPFPIMHWDDAAVTSCLFCRLALPAQNAFPVPSPAL; encoded by the exons ATGTTGGATCCGCTAGCCGTCCGTGGGGAGACCCCGGTGCCCGAGGAAGAGGAGGCAGCCTCCGGGGAGAAGGAGAAACCAGTGTGGGAGAGCGAGAGATTATCACAG GTTCCGTTTAGAGTCTTCCGAGGACACACAGATGCCGTGAGCTGCTGTCATTTCTGCTGTGatgatacaaaaataatgtcCTGTTCGCGTGACCGTACGGCGCGGCTCTGG GATGCCTCCTTGGGTTCCCTGATCCATGTCTATAAGGAACACACGGCTCCTATTTCAGAGTGCGATATAACATCAGACAATCAAAG aatgatgacatcatcatatgacaaaactgtaaaaagctGGGATGTGGAGACGGGGAAAGTACAG TGGTCCGTGGCCCTGAACGGGCTGGTGACTTCATGTAACGTCTCTGCGGATGGCAAGCGTGTCGTGTGCAGCTTGGATGTGGAAAATGCTGTGTGTATCATTGATGCCACGACAGCGTCAGAAGTTACCCACCTGAATG ATCACCATGCGAGCTCAGTGACAAGGTGCTGCTTCGACCCAGCAGGAGAGAGAGTGTGCTCAGTGTCATCAGATGGAGGAGTAAAGCTGTGGGATGTCACAGCACGACGTACGACCATCGCAATTAACCA ggcacacggcaacGTTATCTCCGACTGCGGCTTCAGCGCAAACGGACGCCTTTTATGTACAGCATCGTGGGACAAAACTTTGAAACTTTGGGACATTAATACTGGGGAATTCCGTCATGGAGGGCCCAGTATACTAAAGGGTGTGCACCGGGGGTCCATCAGTTCCTGTGAATTCTCCAAAGACG CGTCCGTGCTTGTGTCTGCCGGCTACGATAAGACGATAGCTTTCTGGGATGTGGCTTCAGCGCGCAAGAAACTTGTCTTAAAG GGTCACGATGACTGGGTGCTGGATGCAACCGTGAGCGCCAACAAGAAATGGATCCTCTCCTCTTCAAAG GATAGCACCCTAAGACTGTGGGATCTTTGGCATTATGAACAGATCCCCGCTGTTATGGAAAACAGAAAAGCGATTGGTTCCCGGATGGCCCAG TGTGAAAAGTGTGACAAGCCGTTTCCCATCATGCACTGGGATGACGCCGCAGTGACCTCCTGCCTATTTTGCCGCCTCGCTTTGCCTGCGCAGAACGCGTTTCCCGTGCCCAGCCCTgcgctttaa
- the GPATCH1 gene encoding G patch domain-containing protein 1, whose protein sequence is MAAQDSDGEEDFVSYGKALELYEEGEQPKKPVPLHDQTVKDEKGRYKRFHGAFTGGFSAGYFNTVGTKEGWAPSTFISSRSGRSEKQTSRPEDFMDDEDLSEFGIAPKEILTTDEFASRTKDRIREKARELASVTAPIPGATILEDLIAPAKISIGIQLLRQMGWKEGQGIGPRTKKRAKKQMPDNVKMYGCALPPTGSEESEDEDEYIPENVTFAPKDVTPVDFTVKDNVHGLGYRGLDPRQALFGGSDMQLNLFGDGADKMSNVLDIRHVKGRKVGISGQAFGVGALEDEDDDIYGTDSMSKYDTVLRDESGDGLFGWTAPKEYKSKKGLPKELQYVDNVLDGFCIATKPTPTKKIFSPPELPRDYRPIHYFRPVLSPNAHSSSALHAMLDSSQKPPNPTKELPPSRHQLNSSQRGEMLGETRLQGPTSVLEMLSDKDQERIRQVKAAAEQQKLKAQSLAQEALKSRFQSVSAPDTPSPPQAGLLGREALPAQAGDFRPFEKNPDKQQRYEIYIRKLHQGEKDALDSSLDTKMTEWERSRERDEFMRSATLYKSTNSMLSSRFTRGKYEEDSDKVEVPRDEEGDLNDKASAVKMKMFGKLTRDTFEWHPDKLLCKRFNIPDPYPGSTMVGLPKVKRDKFSVFNFLTISETPKPIETSTKPEQSQQSSQSKPRKPSRWDLSAGEQKDSVSDFLSRARSEVDVKKEQSATSVSNIMSTAPLPAKVSAEQTDQIQDPEVEEKRPSMDLFKAIFADSSDEKSSEEESEEEEEEPASAVNKPETPLSSVQDPNPVTEAPAPPVVTELKETQESMDACEEFGPRLPPPVLSGGSGKSDHIRVSGIDEPIKKQKQKRNKEKRKVKKERKHKKEKKKKHKKQKHKAKQRSKMADGSSSDSEESSESPSEAEGAAEITPRELLKRLKNLPIPR, encoded by the exons ATGGCGGCGCAGGATAGCGATGGAGAGGAGGATTTTGTCAGCTATGGGAAAGCTCTGGAGCTCTACGAGGAAG GAGAACAGCCAAAGAAACCAGTCCCTCTTCATGATCAGACTGTTAAGGATGAGAAGGGACGTTATAAGCGTTTCCACGGAGCCTTCACTGGGGGATTCTCCGCTGGGTACTTCAATACCGTTGGTACTAAAGAAG GTTGGGCCCCGTCAACCTTTATTTCGTCGCGTTCTGGAAGATCAGAAAAGCAAACCAGTCGGCCGGAGGACTTTATGGATGATGAG GACCTCAGTGAATTCGGAATAGCCCCCAAAGAAATTCTCACTACAGATGAATTTGCGTCAAGAACCAAAGACAGAATTAGGGAGAAGGCCAGGGAACTTGCGTCTGTAACAGCACCGATCCCAGGCGCCACCATACTTGAAGATTTAATTGCACCAGCAAA GATCAGTATAGGTATCCAGTTGCTGCGGCAGATGGGCTGGAAAGAAGGACAAGGAATTGGGCCAAGGACGAAGAAAAGAGCAAAGAAACAAATGCCTG ATAATGTGAAGATGTATGGCTGTGCGTTACCACCAACGGGCTCTGAAGAATCTGAG gaTGAAGATGAATACATTCCTGAGAACGTCACATTTGCTCCCAAAGACGTGACCCCTGTAGACTTCACCGTCAAAGACAATGTCCATGGGCTTGGCTACCGAGGGCTCGATCCTCGCCAGGCTTTGTTTGGGGGATCAGACATGCAGTTAAATTTATTTGGTGATGGGGCTGACAAAATGAGCAATGTTCTGGATATAAGGCATGTTAAAGGGAGGAAAGTTGGGATATCCGGCCAG GCATTTGGGGTAGGAGCCTTGGAGGACGAGGATGACGATATTTACGGCACGGATTCCATGTCTAAATACGATACGGTTTTGCGAGACGAGAGTGGAGATGGACTATTTGGATGGACTgcaccaaaggaatataaaagcAAAAAGG ggcTGCCCAAAGAGCTTCAGTATGTAGATAACGTTTTGGACGGCTTCTGCATAGCAACCAAACCAACTCCCACTAAGAAG ATTTTCTCCCCTCCGGAGCTTCCCAGAGATTATCGCCCCATTCACTACTTCCGACCCGTCCTGTCTCCAAACGCTCACAGCTCTTCGGCTCTTCACGCAATGCTGGATTCATCCCAAAAACCTCCTAACCCTACCAAGGAGCTGCCACCCAGCCGACACCAACTAAACTCTTCGCAGCGGGGGGAGATGTTGGGAGAGACGCGTCTGCAGG GTCCTACATCTGTGCTGGAGATGCTTTCGGATAAAGACCAGGAGCGGATCAGACAAGTAAAAGCGGCGGCAGAGCAGCAAAAGCTTAAAGCTCAGAGCCTCGCTCAGGAAGCACTAAAAAGCCGCTTTCAGTCTGTCTCTGCCCCGGACACCCCGAGCCCCCCGCAGGCAGGACTACTCGGGCGAGAGGCTCTTCCGGCACAAGCTGGAGACTTCCGACCGTTTGAGAAAAATCCAGATAAACAGCAGAGATATGAAATCTACATCAGGAAGCTTCACCAAGGAGAAAAAG ATGCTTTGGACAGCAGTCTGGACACAAAGATGACAGAGTGGGAGCGTAGCCGGGAGCGAGATGAATTTATGCGATCAGCGACGTTATACAAATCCACCAACTCCATGCTGTCTTCCCGGTTCACACGGGGTAAATATGAAGAAGACTCAGATAAAGTGGAGGTTCCGAGGGACGAAGAG GGTGATCTGAACGACAAAGCATCCGCTGTGAAGATGAAAATGTTTGGGAAGCTGACGAGGGACACGTTTGAGTGGCACCCAGACAAACTGCTTTGTAAAAGGTTTAATATACCTGATCCTTATCCTGG GTCAACTATGGTGGGACTGCCAAAAGTCAAAAGGGACAAGTTCTCTGTGTTCAATTTTCTCACTATTTCTGAGACCCCCAAACCTATTGAGACTTCTACAAAACCGGAACAGTCGCAGCAATCATCTCAAAGCA AACCCAGGAAGCCGTCTAGGTGGGATTTATCTGCCGGAGAACAAAAGGACTCGGTCAGTGACTTTTTGAGTCGTGCACGGAGCGAAGTTGATGTCAAAAAGGAACAGTCTGCTACTTCAGTATCAAATATAATGTCTACGGCACCGCTACCGGCGAAG GTTTCTGCTGAGCAAACCGATCAGATCCAAGATCCAGAAGTTGAAGAAAAGAGGCCATCCATGGATTTATTCAAAGCAATCTTTGCTGATTCTTCAGATGAAAAGTCATCGGAAGAGGAAagtgaggaggaggaagaagagccTGCTTCAGCTGTAAACAAGCCCGAAACGCCATTGTCCAGCGTGCAAG ATCCTAATCCAGTAACGGAAGCCCCAGCACCACCAGTTGTAACAGAATTAAAGGAAACACAGGAGAGCATGGACGCCTGTGAAGAATTTGGTCCCCGGCTGCCACCTCCAGTGTTATCTG GGGGTTCCGGGAAGTCTGATCATATCCGGGTGTCGGGTATAGATGAGCCTATtaagaaacagaaacaaaagagaaaCAAGGAGAAACGCAAAGTGAAAAAGGAGCGAAAACACAAGAAAGAAAAG aagaaaaaacacaagaagCAGAAACACAAAGCTAAACAGCGATCTAAGATGGCGGATGGGAGCAGCTCGGACTCGGAAGAGAGCAGTGAGAGTCCCAGCGAGGCGGAGGGCGCAGCGGAGATCACCCCGCGGGAACTATTAAAGAG GCTGAAAAATCTTCCCATCCCTCGGTAG